Proteins from one Anopheles nili chromosome 2, idAnoNiliSN_F5_01, whole genome shotgun sequence genomic window:
- the LOC128730820 gene encoding nuclear cap-binding protein subunit 1 has protein sequence MNRRRAYEDDGDFYGERNKKRRRVSENQEMEERLETLILRVGENSSSSLESNLEGLVSVLESDLGNFRSKILRILSDCPIKMPEKCTIYSTMVGLMNAKNYNFGGEFVEYMVKTFKDSLKQCQWDAARYALRFLADLVNCHVISTNSLLQLLDSMVDAANEDNVPQVRRDWYVFAVLSTLPWVGRELYEKKESALENLLVRIEVFLNKRTKKHHNALRVWSVDAPHPQEEYLDCLWAQIRKLRQDNWTEKHIPRPYLAFDSVLCEALQHNIPVIHPPPHQDSFEYPMPWVVYRMFDYTDCPPGPILPGAHSIERFLIEEHLHSIIEMHHWERKDCAIHLLYLSFKEKIPLEYCIVEVIFAELFHMPTPRYLEICYGSILIELCKQQPSKMPQVLAQATEILFMRIDSMNTSCFDRFVNWFSYHLSNFQFRWSWDDWDSCLLLENEHPRPKFIQEVLLKCLRFSYHDRFKEMMPEGYAKLIPKPPMPHYKYSMEGAASLPGTATAHKLVVAIRQKCNADDVLNELNDLPNSRDAADTDMAEAPFNPLKIDVFVQTLLNLGSKSFSHSFAAISKFHAVFKALAETEEAQISILHNMFELWVDHQQMMVVIVDKLLKVQIVECSAVATWVFSKEMVGEFTKMYLWEILHLTIKKMNQHVTKLGRELNDAKDKLARTVESSSSESEDETSSNPQKRRKNTDETVEKPTEEQVERMEEKLEAAYVDQKRLFLIIFQRFIMILSEHLVKCDTDGREYDTDWYRWTVGRLQQVFMMHHEQVQKYSSTLESLLFTSDLDPHILDVFHQFTALRA, from the exons ATGAACCGAAGGCGCGCCTATGAAGATGATGGGGACTTTTACGGCG AGCGAAACAAGAAGCGCCGTAGAGTTTCAGAAAATCAGGAAATGGAGGAACGTTTAGAAACATTGATCCTACGGGTCGGCGAAAACAGTTCCTCCTCGTTAGAGTCGAACCTGGAGGGGTTGGTGTCCGTACTCGAGTCCGACTTGGGAAATTTTCGAAGCAAAATTCTGCGCATTCTTTCCGATTGCCCTATCAAAATGCCCGAAAAGTGCACCATATACTCTACTATGGTTGGATTAATGAATGCCAAGAACTACAATTTCGGAGGCGAATTTGTCGAGTACATGGTAAAAACGTTTAAAGACAGCTTAAAACAATGCCAATGGGATGCTGCTCGGTATGCTTTGCGATTCCTGGCAGATCTGGTGAATTGCCACGTTATATCGACAAATTCACTGCTGCAGCTTCTAGACAGCATGGTTGATGCTGCCAATGAAGATAATGTGCCTCAAGTTCGTCGTGATTGGTACGTGTTTGCAGTTCTTTCCACTTTACCGTGGGTCGGTCGGGAGCTgtacgagaaaaaagaatcggCCCTCGAAAACTTACTGGTGCGGATTGAGGTATTCCTCAACAAGCGAACCAAAAAGCATCACAACGCATTGCGTGTGTGGTCAGTGGATGCTCCCCATCCACAAGAAGAATATCTAGACTGCTTGTGGGCACAAATTCGGAAGCTGCGTCAAGACAATTGGACCGAAAAGCATATCCCTCGGCCGTATTTGGCCTTCGATTCGGTTCTGTGCGAAGCTCTGCAGCATAACATCCCCGTGATACATCCGCCACCCCATCAGGACTCCTTCGAATACCCGATGCCGTGGGTAGTGTACCGCATGTTCGACTATACTGATTGCCCACCCGGCCCGATTCTGCCCGGGGCTCATTCGATCGAACGATTCCTCATCGAGGAACATCTACATTCGATCATTGAGATGCACCATTGGGAACGTAAGGACTGCGCCATACACTTGCTGTATCTATCCTTCAAGGAAAAAATCCCCCTTGAGTATTGCATCGTAGAAGTAATCTTTGCCGAACTGTTCCATATGCCAACACCTCGGTACCTCGAGATATGTTACGGTTCGATTCTGATTGAGCTGTGCAAACAGCAACCATCAAAAATGCCGCAGGTGCTTGCACAAGCCACGGAAATTCTCTTCATGCGTATTGATTCCATGAATACCTCGTGCTTTGATCGTTTCGTTAACTGGTTTTCGTATCACTTGAGCAATTTCCAATTTCGTTGGTCCTGGGACGATTGGGACAGTTGCCTTTTGCTCGAGAACGAACATCCACGACCAAAATTTATACAGGAGGTACTACTGAAGTGTTTAAG ATTCTCCTACCATGATAGGTTCAAGGAAATGATGCCTGAAGGGTACGCGAAACTTATTCCAAAACCTCCCATGCCTCACTACAAGTACTCCATGGAAGGCGCAG CATCTTTGCCGGGGACTGCTACCGCTCACAAACTAGTGGTTGCCATTCGTCAAAAATGTAATGCTGACGACGTGCTGAACGAGCTGAACGATTTACCCAATTCACGAGATGCTGCCGATACCGATATGGCTGAAGCACCTTTTAATCCTCTGAAGATCGACGTGTTCGTTCAAACTCTTCTTAATTTGGGCTCAAAAAGTTTCTCTCATAGTTTTGCGGCGATTTCTAAATTTCATGCCGTTTTCAAG GCGTTGGCAGAAACGGAAGAGGCTCAAATAAGTATTTTGCACAATATGTTTGAGCTGTGGGTAGATCATCAACAGATGATGGTCGTCATCGTTGATAAATTGCTAAAAGTGCAAATAGTCGAATGTTCTGCTGTTGCTACGTGGGTCTTTTCGAAGGAAATGGTTGGagaattcacaaaaatgtacctGTGGGAAATTCTCCATCTAACCATTAAAAAGATGAATCAACACGTGACTAAACTGG GACGTGAGTTGAATGACGCTAAGGACAAATTGGCACGGACGGTAGAATCCTCTTCGAGCGAGTCGGAAGACGAAACGTCTTCCAATCCCCAAAAACGTCGCAAAAATACGGatgaaacggtggaaaaaccaacagAGGAACAAGTTGAGCGTATGGAAGAAAAGCTTGAAGCGGCGTACGTCGATCAAAAGCGGctatttttgattatttttcaacGGTTCATCATGATCCTATCCGAGCATCTAGTTAAATGTGACACGGACGGAAGGGAATATGATACAGATTGGTATCGCTGGACCGTTGGCAGGTTACAGCAGGTGTTTATGATG CACCACGAGCAAGTGCAGAAGTACAGTAGTACATTAGAAAGTTTGCTGTTCACGTCCGATCTCGACCCGCACATACTTGATGTGTTCCATCAATTCACCGCGCTACGAGCATAA
- the LOC128721161 gene encoding G kinase-anchoring protein 1-B-like, translating to MVTIVPSRFAGLKIEDDGDGFRKPKQKSKSKSTSKTEAPVVKIAVPVPVAQKQPKKRKPKTKATKELIQKEEWLKWQQKDKELSEISYMNDLAQAVLLSKLDFEANKTKYLQMAKETRLPQARNKKPKTLSLQEFQVKVSKEMLEKQQQNKQHEEEVECNKNTFFEQLELEIKQIQNKEQLKTFFQNVAESTNAKNVKEAIKKDAHLKAGAANKEMDQLKEENSSLKEEISLLRDRYKRVVGMLKHGEMREKTELMIEIEKLTKAQEDMIAEITVLYGQLEQAKSMSNQVIKTKPTNRRSVRFGTLSVNQAENVVN from the exons ATGGTTACAATAGTTCCATCCAGATTTGCAGGACTGAAAATCGAGGATGATGGCGATGGATTTCgtaaaccgaaacaaaaatcaaagtCCAAATCAACTTCTAAAACTGAAGCACCTGTTGTAAAAATCGCCGTACCCGTACCCGTCGCTCAGAAGCAACctaaaaaacgaaaacct AAAACTAAGGCAACAAAAGAGTTAATCCAAAAAGAGGAATGGCTAAAATGGCAACAGAAAGACAAAGAACTTTCGGAAATTTCGTATATGAACGATCTCGCGCAAGCCGTATTACTGTCGAAATTGGATTTTGAagccaataaaacaaaatacctgCAAATGGCAAAGGAAACTAGACTGCCACAGGCaaggaataaaaaaccaaaaacgctATCCCTGCAGGAATTTCAGGTAAAGGTCAGCAAGGAGATGTtagaaaaacagcaacagaacAAGCAACACGAGGAAGAAGTagaatgcaacaaaaatacGTTCTTCGAACAACTCGAACTTGAAATCAAGCAAATTCAGAATAAGGAGCAGCTCAAAACGTTCTTCCAAAACGTTGCTGAGTCGACCAACGCAAAGAACGTGAAGGAAGCTATAAAAAAAGACGCTCATTTAAAGGCTGGAGCTGCAAACAAAGAAATGGATCAACTAAAAGAAGAGAACTCGAGTCTAAAAGAAGAAATATCGCTGCTTCGAGATCGTTACAAAAGAGTAGTTGGAATGCTTAAGCATGGagaaatgagagagaaaacggaACTGATGATTGAAATTGAGAAGTTAACTAAAGCTCAAGAAGATATGATTGCAGAAATTACCGTGTTATACGGACAATTGGAACAAGCCAAGTCCATGTCCAACCAGGTGATAAAGACTAAGCCCACAAATCGCCGATCTGTGCGATTTGGTACTTTATCCGTCAATCAAGCCGAAAATGTTGTAAACTAA
- the LOC128731004 gene encoding uncharacterized protein LOC128731004: MTEELQTQQPPQPSTMQPQTKPRLGPQDYRNSELVTKLMAANPPYLYSPAVGPHNFFFSEMLRSLVANKRNESLRNATEQLHHQQQQQQQQQMAQHPSHLTNQLALQAASTRRPRKRSWSQHRYYPEALKEGKDIEDRRPTQPEKPLELTNKLSAFSRNIPSSGCTSSSAQKYADVVDLPEGFKPPALHERKMDEPKVPTANGESGKSPINNPTIIQEPPTGSMPPSDLILPPPPPVWYPPLYPPYGIDPLHFFIDLRVSGHIYDRKKDSNSPGSDESVLSVKREHSKLIGTSGDRQGSAFSVPKPRDSTVGHKTTPTGAAMNLAAPPEDAEGASVDGNEMRESGEQQSVGVGSLFLGDVGDHKSMDAIKNTNYVLQNLPRIYEDLNGNHKIADRCLTDDEANGNMSDEQEQDSKSVGSVDDLTGDENKYKDIDLNVISDEESIAVDEN, translated from the coding sequence ATGACCGAGGAACTACAGACACAACAACCGCCCCAACCATCCACGATGCAACCGCAGACTAAGCCGCGGCTTGGCCCACAAGACTACCGCAACTCGGAGCTGGTGACGAAGCTGATGGCTGCAAACCCACCTTATTTGTATTCCCCCGCTGTGGGGCCACACAATTTTTTCTTCAGTGAAATGCTTCGGTCGCTGGTAGCAAATAAGCGCAACGAAAGTCTACGCAATGCTACCGAGCAGCtacatcatcagcagcaacagcaacaacagcagcagatggCTCAGCATCCGAGCCATCTTACAAACCAGCTAGCGCTGCAGGCAGCATCAACCCGGCGTCCTCGCAAGCGGTCCTGGAGTCAACATCGCTACTATCCGGAGGCTCTCAAGGAGGGCAAAGACATCGAAGACAGACGGCCAACGCAGCCCGAAAAGCCTCTCGAGCTGACCAACAAGCTGTCCGCGTTCAGCCGTAACATTCCATCCTCGGGATGCACGTCGTCTTCGGCGCAAAAGTATGCTGACGTTGTCGATCTTCCGGAGGGATTCAAACCACCCGCTTTgcacgagagaaaaatggACGAGCCAAAGGTACCGACGGCTAACGGGGAGTCGGGAAAATCGCCCATTAACAATCCAACGATCATCCAGGAGCCACCAACGGGTTCGATGCCTCCATCGGACCTTATTTTGCCTCCGCCTCCTCCCGTGTGGTATCCTCCGCTGTATCCACCGTACGGGATCGATCCGTTGCACTTTTTCATCGATCTGCGTGTATCGGGTCACATTTACGATCGCAAGAAGGACTCGAATTCCCCGGGCTCGGACGAATCGGTGCTCTCGGTGAAGCGTGAGCATTCGAAGCTTATTGGAACGAGCGGTGATAGACAGGGGTCGGCTTTTAGCGTTCCCAAACCCAGAGACTCGACTGTTggccacaaaaccaccccgacGGGTGCGGCCATGAATCTTGCCGCGCCACCAGAGGACGCAGAAGGTGCCTCTGTAGATGGCAACGAAATGCGGGAGTCAGGAGAACAACAGTCGGTGGGAGTGGGATCgttgtttttgggtgacgtTGGTGATCACAAATCGATGGACGCGATCAAAAACACGAACTACGTGCTCCAAAATCTACCGCGGATTTACGAGGATCTGAATGGCAATCATAAGATAGCAGATAGATGTTTGACCGACGACGAAGCGAACGGTAACATGAGCGACGAGCAGGAGCAGGACAGCAAATCCGTAGGATCAGTGGATGATTTAACGGGAGATGAGAATAAATATAAGGACATAGATTTGAATGTGATTTCTGACGAGGAGTCGATTGCTGTTGACGAAAATTGA
- the LOC128731007 gene encoding uncharacterized protein LOC128731007 — translation MAKLISLRFPKKPKNGDEVHIRGKLEDNAKTFSVDFCLPRNPQDEESPSYVAYRFQTIYPEGPDSQVIQTWKNIEWRDNHMDENYWHTERTDKFSVVFRLYSESIKVFADRADHPPEYEFDLHLPLDQIEVIELRDDFENIEEISFRYAITNGD, via the exons atggcaaaattaatttcattgagATTTCCAAAGAAACCTAAGAATGGCGATGAAGTGCATATCCGAGGAAAGCTTGAGGACAATGCGAAAAC TTTTTCCGTGGATTTCTGTCTTCCCCGGAATCCGCAGGATGAGGAATCACCTAGCTATGTTGCGTACCGTTTTCAAACCATTTACCCGGAGGGTCCAGATAGTCAGGTTATACAAACATGGAAAAACATAGAATGGAGAGACAATCACATGGATGAAAATTACTGGCACACCGAACGCACCGATAAATTCTCAGTGGTTTTTCGGCTGTACAGCGAGTCGATAAAGGTTTTCGCAGATCGTGCTGACCATCCACCGGAATACGAGTTCGATCTGCACTTACCACTGGATCAGATTGAAGTGATCGAGTTACGGGACGATTTCGAAAATATAGAGGAGATATCATTCCGGTACGCCATCACAAACG GGGATTAG
- the LOC128731006 gene encoding brachyurin-like has product MIRFIFILSAIITLVHSARLRIIDGTLANVHEFPYQVSMQWNFNNGSRPRHFCSGSIINPNWILTAAHCSPELSSDGWIEVVAGVNNIANEESSVQRRNVTRFVQHPRYNPNTIANDIAVVLLSKSLKLNHNIKSLSLARNDTAIEQKVAKFAGWGSISKTSVDIFPDELRKVDLVLRSQKDCQPMRNPGVSQICAGGYRNASGCIADSGGPLTVVKSNGPVQIGVLSYGERPCQGKMPIVFSSVLYFSDWIRTAIEKQ; this is encoded by the exons ATGATtcgattcattttcattctaTCTGCAATTATCACCCTAGTACACTCGGCTCGCTTACGTATTATCGATGGAACACTAGCAAACGTACACGAGTTTCCGTACCAGGTATCAATGCAATGGAACTTCAATAATGGATCTCGACCAAGGCACTTCTGCTCGGGTTCGATTATCAACCCAAACTGGATTTTAACTGCAGCACACTGCTCGCCTGAGCTTTCATCAGACGGTTGGATCGAAGTTGTGGCGGGAGTCAATAATATTGCCAACGAGGAATCATCCGTACAACGAAGAAACGTGACCAGGTTTGTGCAGCATCCACGCTACAACCCCAACACTATCGCGAATGATATTGCAGTG GTTCTACTGTCAAAGtctttaaaattaaaccacaaCATAAAATCGTTGTCTCTAGCAAGGAACGATACGGCCATCGAACAGAAAGTGGCAAAATTTGCAGGATGGGGCTCAATTTCCAAAACATCCGTTGACATATTTCCCGACGAGCTGAGG AAAGTCGATCTTGTTCTGCGTTCCCAAAAAGATTGTCAACCAATGAGAAATCCAGGAGTTTCGCAGATATGCGCTGGCGGATATCGAAACGCGTCTGGTTGTATCGCGGACTCTGGAGGTCCACTGACGGTAGTCAAGTCTAATGGACCTGTTCAAATAGGAGTGCTTTCATATGGAGAACGACCGTGCCAGGGAAAGATGCCGATAGTGTTTTCGAGTGTGTTATATTTTAGTGACTGGATTAGAACAGCTAtcgagaaacaataa